In Prochlorococcus marinus str. MIT 1214, one DNA window encodes the following:
- the dapA gene encoding 4-hydroxy-tetrahydrodipicolinate synthase: MTKSALLSPAPFGRLLTAMVTPFDKNGKVDFGLAADLANYLVDQGSDGIVVCGTTGESPTLTWQEQQKMLETVRNSLGSRAKVLAGTGSNSTSEAIEATKEAANAGADGALVVVPYYNKPPQEGLEVHFRAIANAAPQLPLMLYNIPGRTGCSISPIIVSKLMDCSNVVSFKAASGTTEEVTELRNYCGSDLAIYSGDDALVLPMLSVGAVGVVSVASHLVGPNMKKIIESFLEGKYAEALYLHEKLQPLFKSLFATTNPIPVKAALQLIGWSVGPPRSPLVSLNSKMKEELLKILSSLRLI; this comes from the coding sequence ATGACTAAGTCAGCTTTATTATCACCAGCACCTTTTGGAAGATTACTAACGGCAATGGTGACTCCCTTTGATAAAAACGGGAAAGTAGATTTTGGTCTGGCTGCTGATTTGGCAAATTATCTAGTAGATCAAGGTTCAGATGGAATCGTTGTATGTGGAACTACAGGAGAATCTCCGACTTTAACTTGGCAAGAACAGCAAAAGATGCTGGAAACAGTAAGAAACTCTTTAGGCTCTAGAGCTAAAGTTTTGGCTGGAACAGGGAGTAATTCGACCTCTGAGGCAATTGAAGCGACAAAGGAAGCAGCTAATGCAGGCGCTGACGGGGCATTAGTGGTTGTTCCTTATTACAACAAACCACCGCAAGAAGGATTAGAAGTTCATTTTCGTGCTATCGCTAATGCGGCTCCACAGTTACCTTTGATGCTCTACAACATCCCAGGGCGGACAGGCTGTTCGATATCACCTATCATTGTAAGTAAGCTTATGGATTGCAGCAATGTAGTCAGTTTTAAAGCTGCAAGTGGAACAACAGAGGAAGTGACTGAATTAAGAAACTATTGTGGATCAGATTTGGCTATTTATAGCGGTGATGATGCTTTGGTTTTACCAATGCTTTCAGTAGGGGCAGTAGGTGTTGTAAGTGTTGCAAGTCACTTGGTTGGCCCAAATATGAAGAAAATTATAGAGAGTTTTTTAGAAGGTAAATACGCTGAGGCACTTTATTTGCACGAGAAACTACAACCTCTTTTTAAATCACTTTTTGCAACCACAAATCCTATTCCTGTTAAAGCGGCACTTCAATTAATTGGTTGGTCTGTTGGACCTCCTCGAAGTCCTTTAGTCTCTTTAAACAGCAAAATGAAAGAAGAACTCTTGAAGATACTCTCTTCTTTGAGATTGATTTGA
- the tig gene encoding trigger factor: MSAAKLKVKTSSKPNSRIAVEVEVPADRCKNSYDEALSKLSRSISIPGFRKGKVPKAVVVQQLGVKRIQASALESLLQKVWTQTLDQEGIEPLCEPELEDGFETILENFNPEKSLKLKLETDIAPIPTLKKSSGLTAEVENLSFDPKKVDELIEQSRTQLATKVPVTNRAAKKGDIALLSFKGNFSDDGSEIEGGSADSIEIELEEGRMIPGFIEGVIGMNISDKKTLNCEFPKDYHQEDAKGRKAEFKVSLEDLKIKELPELNDEFAKQASDKENMTDLRADLEKRLKEDTDRKQAKNRQDSLLAALVNELEVELPKSLIDQEVRIIVEQTAQNFAQQGIDVKSMFTPELVKSLMESSKGEAEKKLRQKLALNALAKSEKIEVSQKEINSKLKEVEADIKLSNEKNIDENRLKEVITDELLQDKLFVWLEENNTVVEKAPKKTKDQSKEKSSKKTTTTTKTEKKSSKTPKS, translated from the coding sequence ATGAGTGCTGCCAAATTAAAAGTAAAAACCAGTTCGAAACCTAATAGCAGAATTGCTGTAGAGGTAGAGGTGCCCGCAGATCGATGTAAAAATAGTTATGACGAAGCTTTAAGCAAACTCAGCAGATCTATCTCAATCCCAGGTTTTCGCAAAGGCAAAGTCCCAAAAGCAGTAGTAGTGCAGCAACTTGGAGTCAAAAGGATACAAGCCTCTGCATTAGAATCACTGTTGCAAAAAGTTTGGACACAAACATTAGATCAGGAAGGAATTGAACCCTTGTGTGAGCCAGAACTCGAGGATGGCTTTGAAACTATTTTGGAGAATTTCAACCCTGAAAAATCTCTTAAATTAAAACTTGAAACTGATATTGCCCCAATCCCAACTTTAAAAAAATCTTCAGGTCTAACTGCTGAAGTAGAGAATTTAAGCTTTGACCCCAAGAAAGTAGATGAACTTATTGAGCAATCCCGAACTCAATTAGCAACTAAGGTCCCTGTTACTAATCGTGCCGCAAAAAAAGGAGATATTGCCCTATTAAGCTTTAAAGGAAATTTCTCAGATGATGGAAGCGAAATTGAAGGAGGAAGCGCGGATTCAATAGAAATAGAACTTGAAGAAGGCCGAATGATACCTGGATTCATTGAGGGTGTGATTGGAATGAACATTAGTGATAAAAAAACATTAAATTGTGAATTTCCCAAGGATTATCATCAAGAAGATGCAAAAGGGAGAAAAGCTGAATTCAAAGTCAGTCTTGAAGATTTAAAAATCAAAGAATTACCTGAACTAAATGACGAATTTGCCAAGCAAGCAAGTGATAAAGAAAATATGACTGACTTACGAGCGGATCTGGAGAAGAGGCTTAAAGAAGATACTGATAGAAAACAAGCAAAAAATCGCCAAGACTCCCTTCTTGCCGCTTTGGTCAATGAGCTGGAAGTTGAACTTCCAAAAAGTCTTATTGACCAAGAAGTTCGAATCATTGTTGAACAAACAGCTCAAAATTTTGCTCAGCAAGGCATTGATGTGAAATCAATGTTTACTCCAGAGCTTGTGAAATCGCTAATGGAGTCTTCAAAAGGAGAAGCAGAGAAAAAGCTTCGTCAAAAACTTGCTTTAAATGCTTTGGCCAAGTCGGAAAAAATTGAGGTTTCACAAAAAGAAATTAATTCAAAACTCAAAGAAGTAGAAGCTGATATAAAACTTTCAAACGAAAAAAATATCGATGAAAATCGTCTCAAAGAAGTTATTACTGATGAATTATTGCAAGATAAATTATTTGTTTGGCTGGAAGAAAATAATACGGTTGTAGAAAAAGCCCCGAAAAAAACTAAGGATCAAAGCAAGGAGAAAAGTTCTAAAAAGACAACAACAACAACAAAAACAGAAAAGAAAAGTTCTAAAACACCCAAATCCTAG
- the tilS gene encoding tRNA lysidine(34) synthetase TilS, with translation MRLHKRLKQHKSLLPSNSTLLLAISGGQDSMALLKLIIDLKRLYKWQVEIWHGDHQWHTKSEKIEKELKLWCLNKQISFHSNKANQREVYNEEKARDWRYKNLILRANLLSSKNICFPCTRILTGHTATDRAETIIMNLARGTDLIGLSTLKEQRPLKNNLELARPLLIFNRSETLEICKEFNLPIWIDPSNENHNLTRNKIRKEILPILNSIYKGADSRIASLANRLESYSEDQQLFAKIAIEFCQGKQINSLSRKKLIELKDSIRKTILSNWLKMLGVKKVTTLQIEEINRKISKKNPPGTIHLHGDYLIRWDKETIFISNKTT, from the coding sequence CTGCGTTTGCACAAAAGGCTTAAACAACATAAATCTCTACTTCCCAGTAACTCCACGCTTCTTTTAGCTATATCTGGCGGGCAAGATTCGATGGCTCTTCTAAAATTAATTATCGATTTAAAAAGGCTATATAAATGGCAAGTTGAAATCTGGCATGGAGATCATCAATGGCATACTAAATCTGAGAAAATAGAAAAAGAATTAAAACTTTGGTGTCTTAATAAGCAAATCTCATTTCACTCAAATAAAGCAAATCAAAGAGAAGTTTATAATGAAGAGAAAGCAAGAGACTGGAGATATAAAAACTTAATATTGAGGGCTAATTTACTATCATCAAAAAATATATGTTTTCCATGTACAAGAATATTAACTGGTCATACTGCTACTGATCGCGCAGAAACAATTATTATGAACTTAGCCAGGGGAACTGATCTGATTGGACTTAGTACACTGAAAGAACAAAGACCTTTAAAGAATAATTTAGAATTAGCCAGACCCTTACTAATTTTTAATAGAAGCGAAACTCTCGAAATTTGCAAAGAATTTAATTTGCCAATATGGATTGATCCTTCAAATGAAAATCATAATTTGACAAGAAATAAAATTAGAAAAGAAATTTTACCAATTTTAAATTCAATCTATAAAGGCGCAGACTCAAGAATAGCCTCTTTAGCGAATAGACTTGAAAGTTATAGCGAAGACCAACAATTATTTGCAAAAATAGCAATAGAGTTTTGCCAAGGAAAACAAATCAATTCTCTATCCAGAAAAAAACTAATCGAATTAAAAGACTCTATTAGAAAAACAATACTTTCTAATTGGTTGAAAATGTTAGGAGTAAAAAAAGTTACAACTTTACAAATCGAAGAAATAAATAGAAAAATATCTAAAAAAAATCCACCTGGAACCATCCACCTTCATGGTGACTACCTAATCAGATGGGATAAAGAAACTATTTTTATCTCAAACAAGACTACTTAG
- a CDS encoding DUF561 domain-containing protein has product MTRLQALPGSLQKSIQNKSLLKVISGLNNFNPESVFRISKAAGVGGADLLDIACEPKLVELALEASNIPVCVSSVEPKLFPQAVKAGASIIEIGNFDSFYPDGRVFSADEVLSLAIESRSLLPEVVLSVTVPHTLPLDSQAQLALDLIDKGVDLIQTEGGTSSSPISPGTLGLIEKASPTLAGTFVIAAALKENHCNVPVICASGLSEVTVPMAISIGANGVGIGSAVNKLNTELAMIATVKGLRHALDSFQLVSTVNKSI; this is encoded by the coding sequence ATGACACGTTTGCAAGCATTGCCAGGTTCACTTCAAAAGAGTATTCAAAATAAATCGTTACTGAAAGTAATTTCTGGTTTGAATAATTTTAATCCAGAATCAGTATTTCGAATTTCAAAAGCTGCAGGGGTGGGGGGTGCCGATTTATTGGACATTGCTTGTGAACCAAAATTAGTAGAGCTAGCTTTGGAGGCTTCGAATATTCCTGTCTGTGTAAGTTCGGTGGAACCAAAACTTTTTCCTCAAGCTGTTAAAGCAGGAGCATCAATTATTGAGATTGGGAATTTTGATTCTTTTTATCCAGATGGTCGCGTTTTCTCAGCTGATGAGGTGCTCTCTTTAGCTATTGAATCTAGAAGCCTTTTACCTGAAGTTGTTTTGTCTGTAACCGTTCCCCATACTTTGCCTTTAGATAGTCAAGCACAATTAGCGTTAGATCTTATTGATAAAGGGGTCGACTTAATTCAGACAGAAGGAGGGACTAGCTCTTCCCCTATTAGTCCTGGAACCTTGGGTTTAATAGAAAAAGCTTCACCTACTTTGGCTGGAACTTTTGTTATTGCCGCTGCTTTAAAAGAGAATCATTGTAATGTGCCTGTGATTTGTGCTTCTGGACTCTCCGAAGTTACTGTCCCAATGGCTATATCAATCGGGGCTAATGGTGTTGGTATTGGCTCGGCTGTGAATAAATTGAATACTGAATTAGCTATGATTGCTACTGTCAAAGGTCTTCGTCATGCTCTAGATTCCTTTCAACTTGTTTCCACGGTTAATAAATCAATTTAA
- the clpP gene encoding ATP-dependent Clp endopeptidase proteolytic subunit ClpP, which translates to MIEARQNHPINSLWNNSYLSSGPGVLPTVIEQSGQGDRAFDIYSRLLRERIIFLGTDVNDQVADALVAQMLFLEADDPEKDIQLYINSPGGSVTAGLAIYDTMQQVSPDVITICFGLAASMGAFLLSGGTKGKRLALPNSRIMIHQPLGGAQGQAVEIEIQAKEILYLKETLNSLLAEHTGQDIEKISEDTDRDHFLSPQEAVEYGLIDKVVSNLNSI; encoded by the coding sequence TTGATTGAAGCAAGACAAAATCACCCCATTAATAGTTTATGGAATAACTCCTATCTATCTTCAGGGCCAGGAGTTTTGCCAACTGTAATCGAACAATCAGGTCAGGGTGATCGGGCATTTGATATTTACTCCCGATTACTTCGTGAAAGAATCATCTTTCTAGGAACCGATGTAAATGATCAAGTTGCTGATGCATTAGTGGCACAAATGCTTTTTTTAGAAGCTGATGATCCAGAAAAAGATATTCAATTGTACATTAACTCTCCTGGAGGATCTGTAACTGCGGGGCTAGCTATCTATGACACCATGCAGCAAGTTAGTCCTGATGTCATAACAATTTGCTTCGGGCTTGCTGCAAGCATGGGAGCTTTTCTTCTGTCTGGGGGAACAAAAGGTAAACGACTTGCATTGCCCAATTCAAGAATTATGATTCATCAACCTCTTGGTGGAGCTCAAGGTCAAGCTGTGGAAATTGAAATTCAAGCAAAAGAAATTCTTTATTTAAAAGAGACTCTTAATTCACTTTTAGCTGAGCATACTGGGCAAGATATTGAAAAGATTTCAGAAGACACTGATCGAGACCACTTTCTTTCTCCCCAAGAAGCGGTTGAATATGGCCTGATCGACAAAGTGGTTTCCAATCTCAACTCCATATGA
- the uvrB gene encoding excinuclease ABC subunit UvrB → MPEYNLQAPYLPKGDQPAAIKGLVGGVNSGKKFQTLLGATGTGKTFTIANLIAQTGRPALVLAHNKTLAAQLCNELREFFPENAVEYFISYYDYYQPEAYVPISDTYIAKTSSINEEIDMLRHSATRSLFERDDVIVVASISCIYGLGIPSEYLKASVKFQVGQNIDLRACLRSLVSNQYTRNDIEISRGRFRVRGDVLEIGPAYDDRLVRLELFGDEVESITYVDPTTGEILNKLDSINIYPAKHFVTPKDRLELAILAIKKELNDRLEFLNQEGKLLEAQRLEQRTIYDLEMLKEVGYCNGVENYARHLSGREPGSAPECLIDYFPKDWLLFIDESHVTCPQLRAMYNGDQARKKVLIDHGFRLPSAADNRPLKDIEFWNKAKQTVFISATPGDWELSQSTGNIVEQVIRPTGILDPLVEVRPTHGQVEDLLFEIRKRASKSQRILVTTLTKRMAEDLTDYLSENKIRVRYLHSEIHSIERIEIIQDLRLGEYDVLVGVNLLREGLDLPEVSLVVILDADKEGFLRAQRSLIQTIGRAARHVEGLALLYADKMTDSMAKAISETERRREIQNIYNIENGITPKAAGKKANNSILSFLELSRRINQDGNPADFVDIADKLIEHSSKDSDSAISLDSLPELIEKLESKMKMTAKDLDFEKAALLRDRIKKLRHRLVGK, encoded by the coding sequence ATGCCTGAATATAACCTTCAAGCTCCTTATCTACCAAAAGGTGATCAACCTGCGGCTATTAAAGGACTCGTTGGAGGTGTAAATAGTGGTAAAAAGTTTCAAACTTTATTAGGTGCAACTGGAACAGGAAAAACTTTTACTATAGCTAATTTGATAGCTCAAACTGGGAGGCCAGCGTTAGTTTTAGCTCATAACAAAACACTTGCAGCTCAGCTATGTAATGAACTAAGGGAATTTTTCCCTGAGAATGCTGTTGAATATTTTATATCTTATTATGATTATTATCAGCCAGAGGCTTATGTTCCAATTAGTGATACTTATATAGCAAAGACATCATCAATTAATGAAGAAATTGATATGTTACGTCATTCTGCAACTAGATCTTTATTTGAACGAGATGATGTCATAGTTGTTGCTTCAATTAGTTGTATATATGGTTTGGGAATTCCAAGTGAATATTTAAAGGCTTCTGTTAAGTTTCAAGTTGGTCAGAATATTGATTTAAGAGCCTGCCTTAGATCATTAGTGTCAAATCAATACACACGTAATGATATTGAAATCAGCAGAGGTAGGTTCAGAGTTAGAGGAGATGTGTTAGAAATCGGACCAGCATATGATGATAGACTTGTTAGATTAGAATTGTTCGGGGATGAAGTTGAGAGTATTACTTATGTGGATCCTACTACAGGTGAAATATTAAATAAACTTGACTCAATTAATATCTACCCAGCAAAACATTTTGTAACGCCAAAAGATCGACTAGAATTGGCAATTCTGGCAATAAAAAAAGAATTAAACGATAGATTAGAATTTCTTAATCAAGAGGGTAAATTACTCGAGGCTCAGAGATTAGAACAAAGAACAATTTATGATTTAGAAATGTTAAAAGAAGTTGGATACTGTAATGGAGTCGAAAATTATGCTCGTCATCTATCTGGAAGAGAACCTGGCTCTGCGCCAGAATGCCTTATTGATTATTTCCCGAAAGATTGGTTATTATTTATTGATGAAAGTCATGTTACTTGCCCTCAATTAAGGGCTATGTATAATGGTGATCAAGCTAGAAAAAAAGTGTTAATTGATCATGGTTTTAGATTACCTAGTGCAGCAGATAATCGTCCTTTAAAGGATATAGAATTTTGGAATAAGGCAAAACAAACTGTTTTTATTAGTGCAACACCTGGCGACTGGGAACTGTCTCAAAGTACAGGAAATATAGTTGAGCAAGTTATTAGGCCTACTGGTATTTTAGATCCTTTAGTGGAAGTACGTCCAACACATGGACAAGTTGAAGATTTACTTTTTGAAATCAGGAAAAGAGCATCGAAAAGTCAAAGAATACTTGTGACAACTCTTACGAAAAGAATGGCTGAAGATCTTACTGATTATTTATCTGAAAATAAAATAAGAGTCCGCTATTTACATTCAGAGATTCATTCGATCGAGAGAATTGAAATTATTCAAGATTTACGATTGGGAGAATATGATGTATTAGTTGGAGTTAATCTTCTGAGAGAAGGTTTAGATTTACCTGAGGTCTCTCTTGTAGTAATTCTTGATGCAGATAAAGAAGGATTTTTAAGAGCACAAAGATCGTTAATACAAACAATCGGTCGTGCAGCGAGGCACGTTGAAGGTTTAGCTTTGCTTTATGCAGATAAAATGACCGACTCTATGGCAAAGGCAATAAGTGAGACAGAAAGACGCCGTGAAATACAAAATATTTATAATATTGAGAACGGTATAACTCCTAAAGCTGCAGGGAAGAAAGCGAACAATTCAATTCTTTCTTTTTTAGAGCTCTCAAGAAGAATAAATCAAGACGGAAACCCTGCTGATTTTGTCGATATTGCAGATAAACTTATCGAGCATAGCTCAAAAGATTCTGATAGTGCTATATCCTTGGATTCTTTACCTGAATTAATCGAAAAATTGGAATCTAAAATGAAAATGACAGCTAAAGATCTAGATTTTGAAAAGGCTGCACTTTTGAGAGATCGAATAAAGAAATTACGGCATAGATTAGTGGGTAAATAA
- a CDS encoding aspartate-semialdehyde dehydrogenase, with amino-acid sequence MNPHSLLPNRPLTVAILGSSGAVGKELLALLEERSFPIKKLVLLASHRSAGEIQTFCGNELKVEETTKDSFKNVDLILASAGSSISRKWKDSIHNSGALMIDNSSAFRMDENVPLVVPEVNPADASKHKGLISNPNCTTILLALVLSPLTRHIPIKRIVVSTYQSASGAGAMAMEELEKLSKEVLEGKTPNSKVLPYSLAFNLFLHNSPLQSNNYCEEEMKMVNETRKILGDPELSLTATCVRVPVFRAHSEAVNIEFTKPFPVKEAYEILESSPGVEILEDVENNRFPMPQDVTGRDPVSVGRIRQDISNPNALELWLCGDQIRKGAALNAVQIAELLLPKQS; translated from the coding sequence TTGAACCCACATTCTCTTCTCCCAAATAGACCTCTTACAGTTGCGATTCTAGGATCGAGTGGAGCTGTAGGTAAGGAATTATTGGCTTTACTTGAAGAGAGATCTTTTCCTATTAAAAAATTAGTTTTACTAGCCTCTCATCGATCCGCAGGGGAGATTCAGACTTTTTGTGGAAATGAGTTGAAAGTTGAAGAGACAACTAAAGACAGCTTTAAAAATGTAGATTTAATTTTAGCTTCAGCTGGTAGTTCAATATCTCGGAAGTGGAAAGATTCAATTCATAATTCTGGAGCTTTAATGATTGATAACTCAAGTGCATTTCGAATGGACGAGAATGTTCCTTTGGTTGTTCCTGAAGTCAATCCTGCCGATGCAAGTAAACACAAAGGTTTAATTTCTAATCCTAATTGCACGACTATTTTATTAGCGTTGGTTCTATCTCCATTGACCAGACATATTCCTATTAAAAGGATAGTTGTCTCAACCTATCAATCCGCCAGTGGTGCAGGTGCCATGGCAATGGAAGAATTAGAAAAATTAAGCAAAGAAGTTTTAGAGGGAAAAACTCCAAACAGTAAAGTTCTTCCTTACTCCTTGGCATTTAATCTTTTTTTGCATAATTCACCTTTGCAATCGAATAATTATTGCGAGGAAGAAATGAAAATGGTTAATGAAACCCGAAAGATTCTAGGAGATCCAGAACTTTCTTTGACCGCAACATGTGTCAGAGTTCCTGTTTTTAGGGCCCATTCTGAAGCAGTAAATATTGAATTTACAAAGCCATTCCCAGTCAAAGAAGCATATGAAATTTTGGAATCCTCACCAGGAGTGGAGATACTTGAGGATGTGGAAAACAATCGTTTTCCTATGCCACAAGATGTAACTGGTAGAGACCCCGTATCTGTAGGTCGAATAAGGCAGGACATTAGTAATCCCAATGCTTTGGAACTATGGTTATGTGGAGATCAAATTCGCAAAGGTGCGGCACTGAATGCTGTGCAAATTGCTGAACTTCTTTTGCCGAAACAATCATGA
- a CDS encoding ribonuclease J gives MTSSSMNSQVSKNIQSQAPCLRIIPLGGLGEIGKNTCVFEYGDDIMILDAGLAFPTDGMHGVNVVMPDTTYLRENQSRIRGLVVTHGHEDHIGGISHHLKKFNIPIVYGPPLAMSMLRGKMEEAGVADRTTIQVCGPREVIKVGQHFSVEFVRNTHSISDSYSFAVTTPVGVVFFTGDFKFDHTPPDGQPADLARMAHYGDKGVLCLLSDSTNSEVTGFTPSEYSVFPNLDRYIATAEGRVMVTTFASSTHRVAMLLELAMKNGRKVGLLGRSMLNVVGKARELGYMRFPDDLFFPIKQIRDLPDRETFLLMTGSQGESMAALSRIARGEHQHVQLKTSDTVIFSASPIPGNTISVMHTIDKLIKLGAKVIYGKDKGIHVSGHGCQEDQKWMLGLIRPKYFIPVHGEYRMQVLHGKTAVSMGVHPENVCVMENGDVAELRPDSLVQGSPVKSGVELLDSSRTGVVDTRVLKERQQLADDGVITVLTPISTDGVMVAPPRVNLRGVITNVDAKTMVNWTEREINWVLENRWKQLVLKTGGKSVEVDWIGLQREVESGLSRRLRREVQAEPLILCLVQPAPGGTRAYKPQLDQQPDSRQVVKKTADKTPKASNSSVKNNEPSSQLEQKTDSGSNSEEMPSGRTRRRRSAIS, from the coding sequence ATGACATCAAGTTCAATGAATTCTCAAGTTTCAAAAAATATTCAATCTCAAGCCCCCTGTTTGAGGATTATTCCCTTAGGCGGCCTCGGAGAAATCGGAAAAAATACTTGTGTATTTGAATATGGTGACGACATAATGATTCTTGATGCTGGTTTGGCGTTCCCCACTGATGGGATGCATGGTGTAAATGTTGTCATGCCAGACACTACTTATTTGCGTGAAAATCAAAGTCGAATAAGAGGTTTAGTAGTAACTCATGGACATGAAGATCATATTGGTGGGATTTCTCATCATTTAAAGAAATTCAATATTCCAATTGTTTATGGTCCTCCCCTTGCTATGTCGATGCTTAGGGGGAAAATGGAGGAAGCAGGGGTTGCTGATCGGACAACGATACAAGTATGTGGTCCTCGAGAAGTTATTAAAGTTGGACAACATTTTTCAGTTGAATTCGTAAGAAATACACATTCAATTTCTGATAGTTATTCCTTCGCAGTTACTACACCAGTGGGAGTAGTGTTTTTCACTGGTGATTTTAAATTCGATCATACTCCTCCTGATGGGCAGCCTGCTGATTTGGCCAGAATGGCACATTATGGAGATAAAGGTGTTCTTTGTCTTCTATCTGATTCAACCAACTCTGAAGTTACAGGGTTCACACCCTCTGAATATTCTGTTTTCCCAAATTTAGACAGATATATAGCTACTGCTGAGGGCAGAGTTATGGTTACTACTTTTGCTAGTTCAACTCATCGCGTAGCAATGCTTTTAGAGTTAGCAATGAAAAACGGTAGAAAAGTAGGCTTGCTTGGTCGTTCGATGCTGAATGTCGTTGGTAAAGCAAGAGAACTTGGATATATGCGTTTTCCTGATGATTTGTTTTTCCCCATTAAACAGATTAGAGATTTGCCTGATAGAGAGACTTTTTTATTGATGACAGGCAGCCAAGGAGAGTCAATGGCTGCTTTGAGTCGTATCGCTAGGGGTGAGCATCAACATGTTCAGTTGAAGACTAGTGATACTGTAATTTTTTCTGCTAGTCCTATTCCTGGCAATACTATCTCAGTAATGCATACGATTGATAAATTAATAAAATTGGGTGCGAAAGTTATTTATGGCAAAGACAAGGGTATTCATGTCTCAGGTCATGGATGCCAAGAAGATCAAAAATGGATGCTTGGATTAATTAGACCTAAATACTTCATCCCTGTCCATGGGGAGTACAGAATGCAAGTACTTCATGGGAAAACTGCAGTATCAATGGGGGTGCATCCCGAAAATGTATGTGTGATGGAAAATGGGGATGTTGCTGAATTAAGGCCTGATTCTCTTGTTCAAGGGTCTCCAGTTAAATCAGGAGTAGAATTACTGGATTCTTCTAGAACAGGGGTTGTGGATACTCGAGTCCTAAAAGAACGTCAGCAACTTGCTGATGATGGAGTTATTACTGTGCTGACCCCAATTAGCACTGATGGTGTAATGGTTGCACCACCGAGGGTGAATCTTCGGGGTGTCATAACTAATGTTGATGCTAAAACAATGGTTAATTGGACTGAAAGAGAAATCAATTGGGTCTTAGAGAATCGATGGAAACAGCTTGTTCTTAAGACAGGAGGAAAGTCAGTTGAAGTTGATTGGATTGGTTTGCAAAGAGAGGTTGAATCAGGATTATCTCGTAGATTAAGAAGGGAGGTTCAAGCTGAGCCATTAATTCTTTGCCTTGTTCAACCTGCTCCTGGTGGGACTCGTGCTTATAAACCTCAACTTGATCAACAGCCAGACTCTCGACAAGTGGTTAAGAAAACTGCTGATAAAACGCCTAAGGCATCTAATTCTTCTGTAAAAAATAACGAGCCAAGTTCACAACTAGAACAAAAAACAGACAGCGGTTCTAATTCTGAGGAAATGCCATCCGGAAGAACAAGACGACGCAGATCAGCCATTAGTTGA